Proteins encoded in a region of the Hypomesus transpacificus isolate Combined female chromosome 17, fHypTra1, whole genome shotgun sequence genome:
- the plbd1a gene encoding phospholipase B-like 1, protein MLFETSLCIFSLLGVAITFTSGSPNKMTVATVYWDATHKLVLLKEGVLEKQGGAYGYLNDSLSLTGWSVLELRAGYGETNESDEVTFFLAGFLEGFLTAPQMISHYANMYPQLIEDPKVLGPVKDFMNKQDAWTREQVKLNKGSDPLWRHTGFIVAQMDGLQAGVAHWAKKQGQKPLSLFAVQFLNAVGDLLDLIPALVPNTKPPLRDFQLPGMGHCSALIKMLPGFENLLFAHSSWYTYAATMRIYKHWDFHVSEPHTATGKLSFSSYPGFLVSLDDFYLLGNGLMMTQTTNNVFNSSLFSQITPHSLLAWQRVRLANALANTGEQWAKTFASYNSGTYNNQYMVLDRSRVKLGHSLEDGALTVVEQIPGLVEYSDQTQALRRGYWPSYNIPFHSRIYALSGYGKMWEQYGDDFSYDLCPRAKIFRRDQAGVKDLDSLKYIMRYNDYKNDPYSKGDPCKSICCRNDLKQTHPSPGGCYDTKVTDYHMAEQFQAEAVNGPTTQHGLPPFSWDGFNSTAHQGLPLVYNFTFTDMQPLLFTP, encoded by the exons ATGCTTTTTGAGACGAGtttatgtattttttctttGCTCGGTGTGGCTATAACCTTCACCAGCGGTAGCCCAAACA AGATGACAGTAGCCACAGTTTACTGGGACGCCACACACAAGTTAGTCCTACTGAAAGAGGGGGTGCTGGAGAAGCAAGGTGGTGCGTATGGATACCTCAACGACAGCCTCTCTCTCACGGGCTGGAGTGTGCTGGAGCTGCGGGCAGGGTATGGAGAGACTAACGAGTCTGACGAGGTCACCTTTTTCCTGGCAGGCTTCCTCGAAGGCTTCCTCACTGCCCC GCAAATGATTAGCCACTATGCCAACATGTATCCCCAGCTCATCGAGGACCCCAAGGTCTTAGGACCAGTGAAGGATTTTATGAA taagcAGGATGCATGGACCAGAGAGCAGGTGAAGCTAAACAAGGGCAGCGACCCTCTGTGGAGACACACTGGCTTCATCGTGGCCCAGATGGATGGGCTCCAGGCAGGGGTGGCACACTGGGCCAAAAAACAAGGCCAGAAG CCTCTGTCGCTGTTTGCGGTCCAGTTCCTGAACGCTGTAGGCGACCTGCTGGACCTGATCCCTGCGCTGGTCCCCAACACCAAACCTCCTCTCCGTGATTTCCAACTGCCAGGGATGGGACACTGTTCTGCCCTCATCAAG ATGCTCCCAGGTTTTGAGAACCTGCTGTTTGCCCATTCCAGCTGGTACACATACGCTGCCACCATGCGGATCTACAAACACTGGGACTTCCATGTCAGCGAACCCCACACCGCCACTGGCAAACTATCCTTCAGCAGCTACCCGG GCTTCCTAGTGTCTCTGGATGACTTCTACCTGCTGGGCAACGGTCTCATGATGACCCAGACCACCAACAACGTCTTcaactcctccctcttctcccagaTCACCCCCCACAGCCTGCTGGCCTGGCAGAGGGTCCGGCTAGCAAATGCTCTGGCAAACACTGGGGAGCAGTGGGCCAAGACCTTTGCCTCATACAACtctg GTACTTATAACAACCAGTACATGGTGTTGGACAGGAGCAGAGTGAAGCTGGGCCACAGCCTGGAGGATGGAGCTCTGACTGTGGTGGAGCAGATCCCTGGCCTGGTGGAGTATTCAGACCAGACGCAGGCTCTGCGCAGGG GTTACTGGCCCTCCTACAACATCCCGTTCCACTCTAGGATCTACGCTCTGAGTGGCTACGGTAAGATGTGGGAGCAGTATGGAGATGACTTCTCTTATGACCTCTGCCCACGGGCCAAGATCTTCAGACGAGACCAGGCTGGGGTAAAGGACCTGGACTCCCTCAAATACATCATGAGATACAACG ACTACAAAAATGACCCCTACTCTAAAGGAGACCCTTGCAAGTCCATCTGCTGTCGTAATGACCTGAAGCAGACACACCCCAGTCCAGGAGGGTGTTATGACACTAAG gtGACAGACTACCACATGGCCGAGCAGTTCCAGGCCGAGGCTGTGAACGGCCCCACCACCCAGCACGGCCTGCCCCCCTTCTCCTGGGACGGCTTCAACAGCACGGCTCACCAGGGCCTGCCCCTCGTCTACAACTTCACCTTCACGGACATGCAGCCCCTGCTCTTCACCCCCTGA